One Streptomyces sp. P9-A2 DNA window includes the following coding sequences:
- a CDS encoding acetyl-CoA C-acetyltransferase, whose protein sequence is MPEAVIVSAARSPIGRAFKGSLKDVRPDDLTASIIQAALAKVPELDPRDIDDLMLGCGLPGGEQGNNLGRVVAVQMGMDHLPGCTVTRYCSSSLQTSRMALHAIKAGEGDVFISAGVETVSRFTKGNSDSLPDTRNPFFAEAEARTAAVAEQEGTTWHDPREDGLVPDAYIAMGQTAENLARAKGITRQDMDEFGVRSQNLAEEAVKNGFWEREITPVTLPDGTVVTKDDGPRAGVTLEGVSGLKPVFRPDGLVTAANCCPLNDGAAALVVMSDTKARELGLTPLARIVSTGVSGLSPEIMGLGPVEASRQALRRAGLTIDDIDLAEINEAFAAQVIPSYRELGIPLEKLNVNGGAIAVGHPFGMTGARITATLINSLQFHDKQFGLETMCVGGGQGMAMVIERLS, encoded by the coding sequence ATGCCCGAAGCCGTGATCGTCTCCGCCGCCCGTTCCCCCATCGGCCGCGCCTTCAAGGGTTCCCTGAAGGATGTGCGCCCGGACGACCTGACCGCCTCGATCATCCAGGCCGCCCTCGCCAAGGTCCCCGAGCTGGACCCCAGGGACATCGACGACCTGATGCTCGGCTGCGGCCTCCCCGGCGGCGAGCAGGGCAACAACCTCGGCCGCGTCGTCGCCGTACAGATGGGGATGGACCACCTCCCCGGCTGCACCGTCACGCGCTACTGCTCCTCCTCCCTGCAGACCTCCCGCATGGCGCTGCACGCCATCAAGGCCGGCGAGGGCGACGTCTTCATCTCGGCCGGCGTCGAGACGGTCTCCCGGTTCACGAAGGGCAACTCCGACAGCCTGCCCGACACCCGCAACCCGTTCTTCGCCGAGGCCGAGGCCCGTACCGCCGCCGTCGCGGAGCAGGAGGGCACCACCTGGCACGACCCGCGCGAGGACGGCCTCGTCCCGGACGCCTACATCGCGATGGGCCAGACCGCCGAGAACCTCGCACGCGCCAAGGGCATCACCCGCCAGGACATGGACGAGTTCGGCGTCCGCTCGCAGAACCTGGCCGAGGAAGCCGTCAAGAACGGCTTCTGGGAGCGCGAGATCACCCCGGTGACGCTGCCCGACGGCACGGTCGTCACCAAGGACGACGGCCCGCGCGCCGGCGTCACCCTGGAGGGCGTCTCCGGCCTCAAGCCCGTCTTCCGCCCCGACGGCCTGGTCACCGCCGCCAACTGCTGCCCGCTCAACGACGGCGCCGCCGCACTCGTCGTCATGAGCGACACCAAGGCCCGCGAGCTGGGCCTGACCCCGCTCGCCCGGATCGTCTCCACCGGCGTGTCCGGCCTCTCTCCGGAGATCATGGGCCTCGGTCCGGTCGAGGCCTCCCGGCAGGCGCTGCGCCGCGCCGGCCTCACCATCGACGACATCGACCTGGCCGAGATCAACGAGGCGTTCGCCGCGCAGGTCATCCCCTCCTACCGCGAGCTCGGCATCCCGCTGGAGAAGCTGAACGTCAACGGCGGCGCCATCGCCGTCGGCCACCCCTTCGGCATGACCGGCGCCCGCATCACCGCCACGCTCATCAACTCCCTCCAGTTCCACGACAAGCAGTTCGGTCTGGAGACGATGTGCGTCGGCGGCGGCCAGGGCATGGCCATGGTCATCGAGCGCCTCAGCTGA
- a CDS encoding DUF4287 domain-containing protein — translation MSQFLSEETHRNMLARIPHCTGREVSDWLRAVEEEGPSLFRFEERVSRLRHEYDLAYGHAKAIIHEYDLRRAARNPR, via the coding sequence ATGTCCCAATTCCTCTCCGAGGAGACCCATCGCAACATGCTCGCCCGCATCCCGCACTGCACCGGTCGTGAGGTCTCCGACTGGCTGCGCGCCGTCGAGGAGGAAGGCCCCTCCCTCTTCCGCTTCGAGGAGAGGGTCAGCCGGCTCCGCCACGAGTACGACCTGGCGTACGGCCACGCCAAGGCGATCATCCACGAGTACGACCTGAGAAGGGCCGCGCGCAACCCGCGCTGA
- a CDS encoding Bax inhibitor-1/YccA family protein: MRSRNPVFSRRGFSRDNGYAGFSTAPQAGGPAVATQGNPYAQPTGNPYAQNPYAQKPYGQQDVQHGAPPQAPAAAGRMTIDDVVMRTGTTLGVLIVFAALAWALLPVDDTNLPQSIGIGIGAALIAMVLGLVQSFKRKAAPALILTYAAFEGVFLGVISSVVDNRIADGAAMQAVLGTMAVFVGVLVAYKAGWIRVNRRFYGFVMAAALGFIMLMAVNMLFAVLGGGDGLGFRSGPLGILFGVIGIILGACFLALDFKQVEDGLAYGAPREEAWLAAFGLTLTLVWLYLEFLRLIAIFSSSD, translated from the coding sequence ATGAGGAGCAGAAACCCGGTCTTCTCGCGACGGGGGTTCAGCCGCGACAACGGCTACGCGGGCTTCAGCACCGCGCCGCAGGCCGGGGGTCCCGCTGTCGCCACGCAGGGCAACCCGTACGCGCAGCCCACCGGCAACCCGTACGCGCAGAACCCCTACGCGCAGAAGCCGTACGGCCAGCAGGACGTGCAGCACGGCGCGCCGCCGCAGGCGCCCGCCGCTGCCGGCCGGATGACCATCGACGACGTCGTCATGCGCACGGGCACCACGCTCGGCGTACTCATCGTCTTCGCCGCGCTCGCCTGGGCCCTGCTGCCCGTGGACGACACCAACCTTCCCCAGTCCATCGGCATCGGCATCGGCGCCGCGCTGATCGCCATGGTCCTGGGGCTCGTGCAGTCCTTCAAGCGCAAGGCCGCGCCCGCGCTGATCCTGACGTACGCCGCGTTCGAGGGTGTGTTCCTCGGCGTCATCTCCAGTGTCGTCGACAACCGCATCGCCGATGGTGCGGCCATGCAGGCCGTGCTCGGCACCATGGCGGTCTTCGTCGGTGTGCTGGTGGCGTACAAGGCGGGCTGGATCCGCGTCAACCGCCGTTTCTACGGCTTCGTGATGGCGGCCGCGCTCGGCTTCATCATGCTGATGGCCGTGAACATGCTGTTCGCGGTGCTCGGCGGCGGTGACGGTCTCGGCTTCCGCAGCGGTCCGCTCGGCATCCTCTTCGGTGTCATCGGCATCATCCTCGGTGCCTGCTTCCTCGCCCTGGACTTCAAGCAGGTCGAGGACGGCCTCGCCTACGGTGCCCCGCGCGAGGAGGCCTGGCTCGCCGCCTTCGGCCTCACGCTGACGCTGGTCTGGCTCTACCTGGAGTTCCTGAGGCTCATCGCGATCTTCAGCAGCAGCGATTAG
- the cutA gene encoding divalent-cation tolerance protein CutA gives MTDYVRVSTATPARENAVGLAQGAVKARLAAGAQIIGPVTSVFWHLGEFGEGEEWRLLLTTTRERYPGLERYLLDAHPWDNPEVIATPITGAARCLEWIKGNVRPDEAQAQMCSSPSRTAGTFS, from the coding sequence ATGACTGACTACGTGCGGGTCTCGACCGCTACGCCCGCCCGTGAGAACGCCGTCGGCCTGGCCCAGGGGGCGGTCAAGGCACGGCTCGCCGCGGGGGCGCAGATCATCGGCCCCGTCACGTCGGTGTTCTGGCACCTCGGGGAGTTCGGCGAGGGTGAGGAGTGGCGGCTTCTCCTCACGACGACGCGCGAGCGGTATCCGGGGTTGGAGCGGTATCTCCTCGACGCGCACCCGTGGGACAACCCGGAGGTGATCGCCACGCCGATCACTGGGGCGGCCCGCTGCCTGGAGTGGATCAAAGGCAACGTTCGCCCCGACGAGGCTCAGGCGCAGATGTGCTCCAGCCCTTCCCGGACGGCCGGGACGTTCTCGTGA
- a CDS encoding ABC transporter ATP-binding protein gives MTTAPIADRTTTVAARATELSKIYGQGETQVVALDQVSVDFRQAELTAIMGPSGSGKSTLMHCVAGLDTFSAGSVRIGDTELGSLKDKQLTRLRRDKIGFIFQAFNLLPTLTALENITLPMDIAGRKPDKQWLDTVIQMVGLSDRLSHRPSQLSGGQQQRVAVARALASRPEIIFGDEPTGNLDSRSGAEVLGFLRNSVRDLGQTVVMVTHDPVAAAYADRVVFLADGRIVDELHGPTADSVLDRMKQFDAKGRTS, from the coding sequence GTGACCACCGCCCCCATCGCCGACCGGACCACCACCGTGGCCGCACGTGCCACGGAGCTGTCGAAGATCTACGGCCAGGGCGAGACCCAGGTGGTCGCCCTGGACCAGGTCTCCGTGGACTTCCGGCAGGCCGAGCTCACCGCGATCATGGGCCCCTCCGGCTCCGGCAAGTCCACGCTGATGCATTGCGTGGCCGGCCTCGACACCTTCTCGGCCGGTTCCGTGCGTATCGGTGACACCGAGCTGGGCTCCCTCAAGGACAAGCAGCTCACCAGGCTGCGCCGGGACAAGATCGGCTTCATCTTCCAGGCGTTCAACCTGCTGCCGACCCTGACCGCCCTGGAGAACATCACCCTCCCGATGGACATCGCGGGGCGCAAGCCGGACAAGCAGTGGCTCGACACCGTGATCCAGATGGTCGGACTGTCCGACCGGTTGAGCCACCGGCCGTCCCAGCTGTCCGGCGGCCAGCAGCAGCGGGTCGCCGTCGCGCGGGCGCTGGCCTCCAGGCCCGAGATCATCTTCGGTGACGAGCCCACCGGCAACCTCGACTCCCGTTCCGGCGCCGAGGTGCTCGGCTTCCTGCGCAACTCCGTACGCGATCTGGGGCAGACGGTGGTCATGGTGACCCACGACCCGGTCGCCGCGGCCTACGCGGACCGGGTGGTGTTCCTCGCGGACGGCAGGATCGTGGACGAACTGCACGGGCCGACGGCCGACTCGGTGCTCGACCGCATGAAGCAGTTCGACGCCAAGGGCCGCACCAGCTGA
- a CDS encoding ABC transporter permease, producing MFRTALRNVFAHKARLLMTVLAVMLGVAFVSGTLVFTNTISGALQKSSAKGFDHVDVAVTAQWKESEGDQVGEPHELTSAMVEDSARAPGAAQAIGVVIGFTAMADADGKLIGEGFGSQGGNYWGTDDPRYPLTEGHAPKGPDEILIDSRTAERAGYKVGDTVRMSVDGPVLEPVVTGIFTTDDGNVAAGGSLALFDTVTAQKLFGKEGTFDEIAVKAKDGVSEAALKAELDKALPAGAVETTTGTQLADDQASMIASSMSGLKQGLLVFAGIALFVGTFIIANTFTMLVAQRTRELALMRAVGASRRQVTRSVLIEAFVVGAVAAVVGLLTGIAIGAGLRALMGTFEATVPAGPLVVTPGTVAAAFAVGILITMLAAWLPGRRAAKIPPVAAMNSVHAKATTKSLVLRNTLGALFSGAGIAVVLVATTMSGTDGQAPMGIGAVLLIIGVFILTPLLSRPLIAVAAPVLRVFGMSGKLARQNAVRNPRRTAATASALMIGLTLITGMTVVAGSLQNAIDKMATSAIKADYVVSMANGNWLSPDVARTLKQSDDVTASSPLRNAPARIDGQTEFLTGVDGSSIGELTDFPVRDGAFEVSGTRIVVDHETAEDYGWKAGSDFTLTYEDGKKQELTVAGVYEGNEMFRGIMLDTATLAPHQSDPIDMQVMVKTSGGASDAAKDGLVEALGTNPAIKVQDKKDISNELASIFTLVLNMLYGLLAMAVLVAVLGVVNTLAMSVFERSQEIGMLRAIGLDRKGIKRMVRLESLVISLFGGVLGIGLGVFFGWAAGQLVGSRMATYELILPWGRMAVFLLLAGVVGVLAALWPARRAARLNMLEAIKAE from the coding sequence ATGTTCCGTACCGCCTTGCGCAATGTGTTCGCGCACAAGGCCCGGCTCCTGATGACCGTGCTCGCCGTGATGCTCGGCGTGGCCTTCGTGTCGGGGACCCTGGTCTTCACCAACACCATCTCCGGCGCCCTGCAGAAGAGCTCCGCCAAGGGCTTCGACCACGTCGACGTCGCCGTCACCGCCCAGTGGAAGGAGTCCGAGGGAGACCAGGTCGGCGAGCCCCACGAACTGACCTCGGCCATGGTCGAGGACAGCGCCCGGGCTCCCGGCGCCGCACAGGCCATCGGCGTCGTCATCGGGTTCACCGCCATGGCCGACGCGGACGGGAAGCTGATCGGCGAAGGCTTCGGGTCGCAAGGCGGCAACTACTGGGGCACCGACGACCCCCGCTACCCGCTGACCGAAGGGCACGCGCCGAAGGGCCCGGACGAGATCCTCATCGACTCCAGGACCGCGGAACGCGCCGGATACAAGGTCGGCGACACCGTACGGATGTCGGTCGACGGCCCCGTCCTCGAGCCGGTCGTCACCGGCATCTTCACCACCGACGACGGCAACGTCGCGGCCGGCGGCAGCCTCGCGCTGTTCGACACGGTGACCGCGCAGAAGCTGTTCGGCAAGGAGGGCACGTTCGACGAGATCGCCGTCAAGGCGAAGGACGGCGTCTCCGAGGCCGCGCTGAAGGCGGAGCTGGACAAGGCCCTGCCCGCCGGCGCCGTGGAGACCACCACCGGCACGCAGCTCGCCGACGACCAGGCGAGCATGATCGCCTCCTCGATGAGCGGGCTGAAGCAGGGCCTGCTGGTGTTCGCCGGCATCGCGCTGTTCGTCGGTACGTTCATCATCGCCAACACCTTCACCATGCTGGTCGCCCAGCGCACCCGGGAGCTGGCGCTGATGCGCGCGGTCGGCGCCTCCCGCCGGCAGGTCACCCGGTCGGTGCTGATCGAGGCGTTCGTGGTGGGCGCGGTCGCCGCCGTGGTCGGGCTGCTCACCGGTATCGCCATCGGGGCCGGGCTGCGTGCCCTGATGGGGACGTTCGAGGCGACCGTCCCCGCCGGCCCGCTGGTGGTCACGCCGGGCACCGTCGCCGCCGCGTTCGCGGTCGGCATCCTGATCACCATGCTCGCCGCGTGGCTGCCCGGCCGCCGGGCCGCGAAGATCCCGCCGGTGGCGGCGATGAACTCCGTGCATGCCAAGGCGACCACCAAGTCGCTCGTCCTGCGCAACACGCTGGGCGCGCTCTTCTCGGGCGCCGGTATCGCGGTGGTCCTCGTGGCCACGACGATGAGCGGCACGGACGGCCAGGCCCCCATGGGCATCGGTGCGGTCCTGCTGATCATCGGCGTGTTCATCCTGACCCCGCTGCTGTCCCGCCCGCTGATCGCCGTCGCGGCGCCGGTGCTGCGCGTCTTCGGGATGTCCGGGAAGCTGGCCCGGCAGAACGCGGTGCGCAACCCGCGCCGTACCGCCGCGACCGCGTCCGCGCTGATGATCGGGCTCACCCTGATCACCGGTATGACGGTGGTGGCGGGCAGCCTGCAGAACGCCATCGACAAGATGGCCACCTCCGCGATCAAGGCCGACTACGTGGTGTCGATGGCGAACGGCAACTGGCTGTCGCCGGACGTCGCGCGGACCCTGAAGCAGTCCGACGACGTCACCGCCAGCAGCCCGCTGCGCAACGCGCCCGCCCGCATCGACGGGCAGACGGAGTTCCTGACCGGCGTCGACGGCTCCTCGATCGGCGAGCTGACCGACTTCCCGGTCCGCGACGGCGCCTTCGAGGTGTCCGGCACACGGATCGTCGTCGACCACGAGACGGCCGAGGACTACGGCTGGAAGGCCGGTTCGGACTTCACCCTCACCTACGAGGACGGCAAGAAGCAGGAACTGACGGTCGCCGGGGTCTATGAGGGCAACGAGATGTTCCGCGGCATCATGCTCGACACCGCGACCCTCGCCCCGCACCAGTCGGACCCGATCGACATGCAGGTCATGGTGAAGACCTCCGGCGGTGCCTCCGACGCGGCGAAGGACGGGCTGGTGGAGGCCCTCGGCACCAACCCCGCCATCAAGGTGCAGGACAAGAAGGACATCTCCAACGAACTGGCGTCCATATTCACCCTGGTGCTGAACATGCTCTACGGGCTGCTGGCGATGGCCGTGCTCGTCGCCGTCCTCGGAGTCGTCAACACCCTGGCCATGTCGGTGTTCGAGCGGTCCCAGGAGATCGGCATGCTCCGCGCGATCGGCCTGGACCGCAAGGGCATCAAGCGGATGGTCCGCCTGGAGTCCCTGGTGATCTCCCTGTTCGGCGGGGTGCTCGGCATCGGCCTGGGCGTGTTCTTCGGCTGGGCGGCCGGGCAGCTGGTGGGCTCGAGGATGGCGACGTACGAACTGATCCTGCCCTGGGGCCGGATGGCGGTCTTCCTGCTGCTGGCCGGCGTCGTGGGTGTGCTCGCGGCTCTGTGGCCGGCCCGGCGGGCGGCACGGCTGAACATGCTCGAGGCGATCAAGGCGGAATAG
- a CDS encoding cyclopropane-fatty-acyl-phospholipid synthase family protein, with translation MRDAASRLKGLVEQLLGAPLPLRVRAWDGSQAGPPDAPALVVRNRRAVRHLLWKPGELGLARAWVSGDLGVEGDLYTVLEFLSGPVWQRGEDAPTLARSLRDPGVRAAVRGLVALAGPPLPPGPPQEEIRRPHRGLHTKRSDKRAISHHYDVGNDFYEIVLGPSMVYSCAYWPAPSARATLEQAQHDKLELVCRKLALTSGQRLLDVGCGWGSMAIHAAREYGVSVVGVTLSQEQAAYARKRVADEGLTDRVEIRVQDYRDVTDGPYDAISSIGMAEHVGSPRYLEYAIALHRLLGPGGRLLNHQIARRPHRDEAEYGLNPFIDAYVFPDGELAPVGTTVSLLERAGFETRDVESIREHYALTLRRWVANLEADWDRAATLAGPGRARVWRLYMAASALAFERNRIGVNQVLAVKTPESGTSGLPLRARTWN, from the coding sequence ATGAGAGACGCCGCTTCGCGGCTGAAGGGCCTTGTCGAGCAGTTGCTGGGCGCACCGCTCCCGCTGCGCGTCCGCGCCTGGGACGGCTCGCAGGCCGGTCCGCCGGACGCCCCGGCCCTTGTCGTACGCAACCGCCGTGCCGTGCGCCACCTGCTGTGGAAACCGGGCGAACTCGGCCTCGCCCGCGCCTGGGTGTCCGGCGACCTGGGGGTCGAGGGCGACCTGTACACCGTCCTCGAATTCCTCTCCGGTCCCGTCTGGCAGCGCGGCGAGGACGCCCCCACCCTCGCCCGGTCCCTGCGTGACCCCGGTGTCCGTGCGGCCGTCCGCGGCCTCGTCGCGCTGGCCGGCCCGCCGCTGCCGCCCGGTCCGCCCCAGGAGGAGATCCGCAGGCCCCACCGCGGCCTCCACACCAAGCGCAGCGACAAGAGGGCCATCAGCCACCACTACGACGTCGGCAACGACTTCTACGAGATCGTCCTCGGCCCGTCCATGGTGTACTCCTGCGCCTACTGGCCCGCCCCGTCCGCGCGGGCCACCCTCGAGCAGGCCCAGCACGACAAGCTCGAACTCGTCTGCCGCAAGCTCGCGCTGACGTCCGGTCAGCGGCTGCTCGACGTCGGCTGCGGCTGGGGCTCCATGGCGATCCACGCCGCCCGTGAGTACGGCGTGAGCGTCGTCGGCGTCACGCTCTCCCAGGAGCAGGCCGCGTACGCCCGTAAGCGCGTCGCCGACGAGGGGCTCACCGACCGTGTCGAGATCCGGGTACAGGACTACCGTGACGTCACGGACGGCCCCTACGACGCGATCTCCTCGATCGGCATGGCCGAACACGTCGGCTCTCCGCGCTATCTGGAGTACGCCATCGCCCTGCACCGTCTCCTGGGGCCCGGCGGGCGGCTGCTGAACCACCAGATCGCACGCCGCCCGCATCGGGACGAGGCGGAGTACGGACTGAACCCGTTCATCGACGCCTACGTCTTCCCCGACGGCGAACTCGCTCCCGTGGGCACCACCGTGTCCCTGCTGGAGCGGGCCGGCTTCGAGACGCGCGACGTCGAGTCGATCCGCGAGCACTACGCCCTCACCCTGCGCCGCTGGGTGGCGAACCTGGAGGCCGACTGGGACCGGGCCGCCACGCTCGCCGGGCCGGGCCGGGCCCGCGTCTGGCGCCTGTACATGGCCGCCTCCGCGCTCGCCTTCGAACGCAACCGCATCGGCGTCAACCAGGTCCTGGCCGTGAAGACCCCCGAATCCGGCACCTCCGGCCTGCCCCTGCGCGCCCGCACCTGGAACTGA
- a CDS encoding NAD(P)/FAD-dependent oxidoreductase — protein MSTTERPRILVVGGGYVGLYAARRIQKKMRYGEATVTVVDPRSYMTYQPFLPEAAAGNISPRHVVVPLRRVLPKAEVLTGRVTTIDQDRKVATVAPLVGEAYELPFDYLIIAMGAVSRTFPIPGLAEQGIGMKGIEEAIGLRNHVLEQLDKADSTTDEEIRRKALTFVFVGGGFAGAETIGEVEDMARDAAKYYKNVSREDMRFILVDAADKILPEVGPKLGAYGKEHLEGRGVEVYLSTSMDSCVDGHVVLKNGLEVDSHTIVWTAGVKPNPALARFGLPLGPRGHVDTRPTLQVTGTDYIWAAGDNAQVPDLVGRKAGNENAWCPPNAQHALRQAKVLGDNVISGMRGFPQKDYSHANKGAVAGLGLHKGVAMIVMGKMKIKLKGRLAWYMHRGYHGMAMPTWNRKIRVFADWTLAVFLKREVVSLGAIQSPRDEFYEAAKPAPLPAAAKKEPAEKAKAS, from the coding sequence ATGAGCACCACGGAGCGTCCCAGGATCCTCGTAGTAGGCGGTGGGTACGTAGGCCTGTACGCAGCTCGGCGCATCCAGAAGAAGATGCGTTACGGCGAGGCGACCGTCACCGTCGTCGACCCGCGGTCGTACATGACCTACCAGCCCTTCCTGCCCGAAGCCGCCGCCGGCAACATCTCCCCGCGGCACGTCGTCGTCCCCCTGCGACGCGTGCTCCCCAAGGCGGAGGTCCTCACCGGCCGGGTCACCACCATCGACCAGGACCGCAAGGTCGCCACGGTCGCGCCGCTCGTCGGCGAGGCCTACGAGCTGCCCTTCGACTACCTGATCATCGCGATGGGCGCGGTCTCCCGCACCTTCCCGATCCCCGGCCTCGCCGAGCAGGGCATCGGCATGAAGGGCATCGAGGAGGCCATCGGCCTGCGCAACCACGTCCTCGAACAGCTCGACAAGGCCGACTCCACCACGGACGAGGAGATCCGCCGCAAGGCGCTCACCTTCGTCTTCGTCGGTGGCGGCTTCGCGGGCGCGGAGACCATCGGCGAGGTCGAGGACATGGCCCGGGACGCGGCCAAGTACTACAAGAACGTGTCCCGTGAGGACATGCGCTTCATCCTCGTCGACGCCGCCGACAAGATCCTCCCCGAGGTGGGTCCCAAGCTCGGCGCGTACGGCAAGGAGCACCTCGAGGGCCGCGGTGTCGAGGTCTACCTCTCCACTTCCATGGACTCCTGCGTCGACGGCCACGTCGTGCTGAAGAACGGCCTCGAGGTCGACTCCCACACCATCGTGTGGACGGCCGGCGTCAAGCCGAACCCGGCGCTGGCCCGCTTCGGCCTGCCGCTGGGCCCGCGCGGCCACGTGGACACCCGGCCGACCCTCCAGGTCACCGGCACCGACTACATCTGGGCCGCGGGCGACAACGCCCAGGTACCGGACCTCGTGGGCCGCAAGGCCGGCAACGAGAACGCCTGGTGCCCGCCGAACGCCCAGCACGCGCTGCGCCAGGCCAAGGTCCTCGGCGACAACGTGATCTCCGGCATGCGGGGCTTCCCGCAGAAGGACTACAGCCACGCCAACAAGGGCGCCGTGGCGGGCCTCGGCCTGCACAAGGGCGTGGCGATGATCGTCATGGGCAAGATGAAGATCAAGCTCAAGGGCCGGCTCGCCTGGTACATGCACCGTGGCTACCACGGTATGGCCATGCCCACGTGGAACCGCAAGATCCGCGTCTTCGCCGACTGGACGCTCGCCGTGTTCCTCAAGCGCGAGGTCGTCTCGCTGGGCGCGATCCAGTCCCCGCGCGACGAGTTCTACGAGGCCGCGAAGCCGGCGCCGCTGCCCGCGGCCGCCAAGAAGGAACCGGCCGAGAAGGCCAAGGCATCCTGA
- a CDS encoding Ppx/GppA phosphatase family protein: MTRVAAIDCGTNSIRLLVADADPVTGELTDLDRRMTIVRLGQDVDRTGRLAPEALERTFAACRAYAEAIKEHGAQRLRFVATSASRDAENRDEFVRGVLDILGVEPEVITGDQEAEFSFTGATKELTGRADLHRPFLVVDIGGGSTEFVVGDDRVRAARSVDVGCVRMTERHLVADGAVVDPPTEERIAAMRADIEAALDRAERTVPLREARTLVGLAGSVTTVSAIAQDLPAYDSAAIHHSRVTLERVREITGRLLHATHAERAEIPSMHPGRVDVIGAGALVLLAVMERTGAQEVVVSEHDILDGIAWSVASDE; encoded by the coding sequence GTGACCCGGGTCGCCGCCATCGACTGCGGTACCAACTCCATCCGGCTCCTGGTGGCCGACGCCGATCCGGTGACCGGTGAACTGACCGACCTGGACCGGCGCATGACGATCGTGCGGCTCGGTCAGGACGTCGACCGCACGGGCCGGCTCGCCCCCGAAGCGCTGGAGCGGACGTTCGCCGCCTGCCGCGCGTACGCGGAGGCCATCAAGGAGCACGGCGCGCAACGCCTGCGCTTCGTCGCCACCTCCGCCTCCCGCGACGCCGAGAACCGGGACGAGTTCGTGCGCGGGGTGCTGGACATCCTCGGCGTGGAGCCCGAGGTCATCACCGGCGACCAGGAGGCCGAGTTCTCCTTCACCGGCGCCACCAAGGAACTGACGGGCCGTGCGGACCTGCACCGCCCGTTCCTGGTCGTGGACATCGGCGGCGGCTCCACCGAGTTCGTCGTCGGCGACGACCGCGTACGGGCCGCCCGGTCCGTCGACGTGGGCTGCGTACGGATGACCGAGCGGCACCTGGTGGCGGACGGGGCGGTGGTGGACCCGCCGACCGAGGAACGGATCGCGGCGATGCGGGCCGACATCGAGGCCGCCCTCGACCGGGCCGAGCGGACGGTCCCGCTGCGCGAGGCCCGCACCCTGGTCGGCCTGGCCGGTTCGGTCACGACGGTGTCGGCGATCGCGCAGGACCTGCCCGCGTACGACTCGGCGGCCATCCACCACTCCCGGGTCACCCTGGAACGCGTCCGCGAGATCACCGGCCGGCTTCTCCACGCCACCCACGCCGAACGCGCGGAGATCCCCTCCATGCACCCGGGCCGGGTCGACGTCATCGGAGCGGGCGCCCTGGTCCTCCTCGCCGTCATGGAACGCACCGGAGCACAGGAGGTCGTCGTCAGCGAACACGACATCCTGGACGGCATCGCCTGGTCCGTCGCCAGCGACGAGTAG
- a CDS encoding DUF501 domain-containing protein, with the protein MDTPPPTTPRTEPTDADVEAFKQQLGRPPRGLRAIAHRCPCGQPDVVETAPKLPDGTPFPTLYYLTCPRAASAIGTLEANGVMKEMTERLATDPELAVAYRAAHEDYIRRRDEIEELKNFPSAGGMPDRVKCLHVLVAHSLAAGPGVNPLGDEALAMLPEWWSKGACVTVTPPAGEGWQADASDDGHFAVKPIEGDGR; encoded by the coding sequence ATGGATACCCCCCCGCCCACGACCCCGCGCACCGAACCGACCGACGCGGACGTCGAGGCGTTCAAGCAGCAGCTCGGCCGGCCCCCGCGCGGGCTGCGCGCCATCGCGCACCGTTGCCCCTGCGGGCAGCCGGACGTCGTCGAGACCGCGCCGAAGCTGCCCGACGGCACCCCCTTCCCGACGCTGTACTACCTCACCTGCCCCCGGGCCGCCTCGGCGATCGGGACGCTGGAGGCGAACGGCGTGATGAAGGAGATGACGGAGCGGCTGGCGACGGACCCGGAGCTGGCGGTCGCGTACCGCGCGGCGCACGAGGACTACATCCGGCGCCGCGACGAGATCGAGGAGCTGAAGAACTTCCCGAGCGCCGGCGGGATGCCGGACCGGGTGAAGTGCCTGCACGTCCTGGTCGCCCACTCGCTGGCCGCCGGCCCCGGGGTCAACCCGCTGGGCGACGAGGCGCTCGCGATGCTGCCGGAGTGGTGGAGCAAGGGAGCCTGTGTGACGGTCACGCCGCCCGCGGGCGAGGGGTGGCAGGCGGACGCCTCGGACGACGGCCACTTCGCCGTCAAGCCGATCGAGGGAGACGGCCGGTGA